A window of Mycolicibacterium holsaticum DSM 44478 = JCM 12374 genomic DNA:
AACCTGTGACGTACACGATTGCCGAACCCTGCGTCGACGTCAAAGACAAGGCGTGCATCGAGGAATGCCCTGTCGACTGCATCTACGAGGGCGCACGCATGCTGTACATCCATCCGGACGAATGCGTCGACTGCGGCGCATGCGAGCCGGTCTGCCCGGTCGAGGCCATCTACTACGAAGATGATGTGCCCGACCAGTGGAGCGAGTACACCCAGATCAACGCCGACTTCTTCGTCGAGCTGGGATCGCCCGGCGGCGCGTCCAAAGTCGGTATGACCGAGAACGACCCGCAGGTCGTCAAGGATCTGC
This region includes:
- the fdxA gene encoding ferredoxin, which produces MTYTIAEPCVDVKDKACIEECPVDCIYEGARMLYIHPDECVDCGACEPVCPVEAIYYEDDVPDQWSEYTQINADFFVELGSPGGASKVGMTENDPQVVKDLPPQGED